Within the Thiohalobacter sp. IOR34 genome, the region CTGGCCTCCCGGTGGGCAGAGCATCCAGTTCAGAACCTTTCGAGGAGAGACCCATGTCCAAGAAGCACCCCGTCGTCGCGGTCACCGGCTCATCCGGCGCCGGCACCACCACCGTCAAGCGCGCCTTCGAGCACATCTTCCGTCGCGAGGGCATCAACCCGCTGGTGATCGAGGGCGACAGCTTCCACCGCTACGACCGCGCTGCCATGAAGGAGGCCATGAAAAAGGCCGAGGAACAGGGCAACAACCACTTCAGCCACTTCGGTCCGGAGGCCAACATCTTCGACAAGCTGGAAGAGACCTTCAAGACCTACGGCGAGACCGGCGCCTGCCAGCGCCGTTACTACCTGCACAGCGAAGAGGAAGCGGCGCCCTACGGCCAGAAGCCGGGCGAGTTCACACCCTGGGAGGACATTCCTCCGGGCACCGACCTGCTGTTCTACGAGGGTCTGCACGGCGGCGTGGTAACCGACGAGGTCAATGTCGCCCAGTACGTCGACCTGTTGATTGGCGTGGTGCCGCTGGTCAACCTGGAGTGGATCCAGAAGATCCACCGCGACGCCGCCGAGCGCGGCTATTCCGCCGAGGCCACGGTCGACACCATCCTCCGCCGCATGCCGGACTACGTGCACTACATCACGCCGCAGTTCTCGCGCACCGACATCAACTTCCAGCGCGTGCCGACGGTCGATACCTCCAACCCCTTCATCGCCCGCGACATCCCCACCCCGGACGAGTCCTTCGTGGTGATCCGCTTCCGCGATCCGGAAAAGTTCGACGTCGACTTCCCCTATCTGCTCTCCATGCTGGACGGCTCCTTCATGTCGCGCCGCAACAGCATCGTGGTGCCCGGCGGCAAGATGGGCTTCGCCATGGAAGTCATCCTGGCCCCCATCATCGAACAGATGCTGCCCAATCACGGCGACTGACGCACAGCCGATTGGCTACAAAAAACCCCGGCCATCCAGCCGGGGTTTTTTCATGCCGTCAGGAGCTACCCTCCCCCGGCTCCTGACTCCTGGATTCTGAATTCTGAATTCTGTCTTCTATGACAGCATCTTGCGCCGCATCGCGGCCTGGAGGCCGCTCCTACCCTCTCTCTTCTGGATTCTGAATTCTGAATTCTGGATTCTGGATTCTGGATTCTGAATTCTGTCAACCAACCGGCATTGCGGCCTTTCCGGCAAGGGAGCGGTGCGCTGTAAATCCCGTCCGCCCTCGCGGCGGCCCGCCCCTGGCGCCGGAAACGCCACCGTATCCAGTTGACAGAAAAGGAAAAACACCGAAAAAGCGGTAACGGCGGCGATCAGCGGCAACTTTGTGTAGAATCAGGAGACTTCGTACCAACAAGAATGTAGAACAGAGGTACGGCTCAGCCCAGGGACGACGGCAGACCCATGACCCTGATCGATCTGGATGACATCGAGGAAGGCATGCAGCTGGCCAGCGACGTGGTGACGGACAGCGGCCGGCGCCTGCTGTGCGCCGGGGCACGGTTGACACGCCGCCACCTGCAGCTGCTCGCCGCCAACGGCATCCGCCGGCTGGAGGTCGGCCAGCCGCGGCCGGCAACGCCGCCACCGGGAACCCCGGCCGTCGACCCGGAGCGGCTGGAAGCCCTGCTGGCGGCCCGTTTCGCCAACACCGATCCGGAACAGCCGCTGATCCGGGAACTGCAGCGCATCTGCCGCAAGCGCTGGCTGGGGGAGGGAGCAGAGCATGACGACTGAGCCAGAGGTGACGGCCCGGGGCCGGAGACACTGAGCATGCCCATCGACATCGAGAACCTGGTCACCGACACCCTGGAACTGGCCTCGCTGCCCGAGGTGGTGATGCGGGCGGTGGACCTGATCAATGACCCGGACAGCTCGGCCGCCGAGATCGGCGACGTCATCGCCGAGGATCCGGCGCTGACCGCCCGCCTGCTGAAGATCGTCAACAGTCCCTTCTACGGCTTTCCCTCACGGATCGACACCGTGTCACGCGCCATCACCGTGGTCGGCACCCTGGAACTGCTGGACCTGATCCTCGCCACCAGCGTCATCAAGGTCTTCAGCGGCATCCCGCCGGAGCTGATCGACATGGACGCCTACTGGGAACACAACCTCTACACCGCGGTGACCGCCCGGGTGCTGGCGCGCCGCCACCGGGCCCCGGATGCCGAACGCTATTTCATCGCCGCCCTGCTGCACGACATCGGCGCCCTGGTGCTCTACCGCCAGCTGCCCGACGAGTCGACCGAGGCCCTGCGGCGGGTGCGCGACAACGGCGAAGTGCTGCACTGCGTGGAACGCGAGATACTTGGCTTCGATCATGGCGAGGTCGGCGCCGAACTGCTGCGCAACTGGCGGCTCCCGGAGGCCTTCATCGAGGCCGCCCGCTACCATCACTTCCCCCTGGAGGCCGGCCGCTACCCCCTGGAGACCGCCCTGGTCCACCTGGCCGACGTCATCACCAGCGCCGTCCATGCACCGGACGGCGAAGCCGGCCAGGTGCCCCCCATGGAGCCGCGCGCCTGGGAACTGGTCGGGCTGCCCGTGGAGAGCATGGAAGCCGTGGTCAACGAAGCGGACGTCCAGTTCGCCGAGGCCCGCGCGGTCATCCTCCCCGGCAGCCGCGCCGCCTGATCGCGGCCTGGAGGCCGCTCCTACAACGGCAACAGCGCCACCTGTAGGAGCGGCGTCCACGCCGCGATTCGCCGCCATCCCCGATCGCGGCCTGGAGGCCGCCCATACAACGGCAGCAGCAACACCCGTAGGAACGGCGTCCACGCCGCGATTCGCCGCCCCACCCATCGCGGCCTGGAGGCCGCTCCTACAACGGCAACAGCGCCACCTGTAGGAGCGGCGTCCACGCCGCGATTCGTCGCCACACCCCATCGCGGCCGGGAGGCCGCTCCTACGAACACATTGGACCGCCAGGCCCTGTAGGAGCGGCGGCCACGCCGCGATTCGTCGCCGCAACCGATCGCGGCCTGGAGGCCGCCCATACAACGGCAGCAGCACCACCCGTAGGAGCGGCGTCCACGTCGCGATTCGCCGCCATCCCCGATCGCGGCCGGAAGGCCGCTCCTACAACGGCAGCAGCGCCACCCGTAGGAGCGGCGGCCACGCCGCGATTCGCCGCCATCCCCGATCGCGGCCGGAAGGCCGCTCCTACAACGGCAGCAGCACCACCCGTAGGAGCGGCGGCCACGCCGCGATTCGTCGCCACACCCATCGCGGCCGGGAGGCCGCTCCTACAACGGCAGCAGCATCACCCTGTAGGAGCGACGGCCACGCCGCGATTCGTCGCCATCCCCGATCGCGGCCTGGAGGCCGCTCCTACAACGGCAACAGCGCCACCTGTAGGAGCGACGTCCACGTCGCGATTCGCCGCCATCCCCGATCGCGGCCTGGAGGCCGCTCCTACAACGGCAGCAGCGCCACCCGTAGGAGCGGCGTCCACGCCGCGATTCGCCGCCATCCCCGATCGCGGCCTGGAGGCCGCTCCTACTAGCTTCTGGCCAGCCAGAACCACCAGACGATCAGCCCGATCAGCGCCGCTCCGGCGAGGTTCACCCAGAGATCGAGACTCATCGGCCGCGCCTCTCCAGCCTGAGGAAACGCAACCGGTTGGCGTTGCTGACTACGGTCACCGAGGACAGGGCCATGGCCGCCCCGGCGATGATCGGGTTCAGCAGCAGGCCGCTGAAGGGATAGAGCACACCGGCGGCGACGGGAATGCCGAGGCTGTTGTAGACGAAGGCACCGAACAGGTTCTCCCAGATGTTGCGCACCGTGGCCCGGGAGATGCGGATGGCATCCACCACCCCGAACAGGGAGCCGCCCATCAGGGTCACGTCGGCACTCTCGATGGCGATGTCGGTGCCGGTGCCGATGGCGAAACCGACGTCGGCGCGGGCCAGCGCCGGGGCGTCGTTGATGCCGTCGCCGACCATGCCGACCCGCTCTCCGGCCGCCTGCAGCGCGGCCACCTCCCGCGCCTTGTCCTCCGGCAGGACCTGGGCGCGCCAGGCATCCACACCCACCTGGCGCGCCACGGCCGCAGCCGTGGCCTCCAGGTCACCGGTAATCATCACTACCCGCAGTCCGGCCCGGCGCAGGGCGGCGATCGCCTCGCCGGCATCCGGCTTGACCGGGTCGGCGATGCCGAGCAGGCCGATCACCCGGCCGTCCACGGCCAGGAACAGCGGGGTATGGGCGGAGGCAGCGAGCGCCTCGGCGCGTTCCGCGAACTCCGCCGCCTCCAATCCCTCTGCCTCCAGCCACAGCCGGTTACCGAGACGCAGCTCGTGTCCCTCGACCCGGCCGCGGACACCGCGGCCATGCAGCGCGCCGAAGTCCTCGACCGCCGGCAGCGGCAAGGCGCGTTCGGCCGCGGCGGCACACACCGCCTCGGCCAGGGGATGCTCCGAGGCCGCCTCCAGCGCCGCGGCCAGACGCAGCACCTCCTCCTCCCGCCAGCCATCGGCGACCTCGACGCGGTTGACCACCGGCCGACCGGCGGTGACGGTGCCGGTCTTGTCCAGCACCAGGGTGGTCAGCCGCCCGGCCTGCTGCAGGGCCTCGCCGCTGCGGATCAGGATGCCATTCTCGGCCGCCTTGCCGACACCGACCATGATGGAGATGGGGGTCGCCAGACCCAGCGCGCAGGGACAGGCGATGACCAGCACGGTGATGGCGGTGACCAGGCCATAGCTCAGCCGCGGCTCCGGGCCGAAGTCGTACCAGGCGAGGAAGGTGAGCACGGCAATGATCAGCACCGTGGGCACGAAGACACTGCTCACCCGGTCGGCCAGCCGGCCGATGGCCGGCTTGGAGTTCTGCGCCTCGCGCACCATCTCGATGATCCGCGCCAGGGCCATGTCCCGGCCGATACGGGTCGCCTTGAACAGGAAACCGCCGCTCTTGTTCAGGGTGCCACCGGTGACCACGTCGCCCGGCCCCTTCTCCACCGGCAGCGGCTCGCCGGTGAGCATCGACTCGTCGACCGTGGAATGGCCCTCGAGGATCACCCCGTCGACCGGGATCTTCTCACCGGGCCGCACCCGCACCGTCTCGTCCAGGCCGACCTGGTCGATGGGCACATCGATCTCGCGCCCCTCGCGCACCACCCGCGCGGTGCGTGGCTGCAGACCGATCAGCCGGCGGATGGCCTCGGAGGTCTTGCCCCGGGCACGCATCTCCAGGGCGCTGCCGAGATTGATCAGGGCGAGGATGGTCACCGCCGCCTCGAAATAGGCATGCCGCGCCAGCACCGGCACCCCCTCCGGGAACAGCGCCACCGCCATCGAATACAGCCAGGCGCTGCCGGTACCCAGGGCAATCAGGGTATCCATGTTGGCGTTGTGGTTCCTGAGCGCCGTCCAGGCCCCGGTGAAGAAGTGGCCGCCCGAATAGACCAGCACCCCGAGGCAGAGCAGGCCGACGCCCAGCCAGAAGGGGCGGGCTGCAGGCGACAGCGGCGGCAAGACATCGAACAGCAGACCGCCGGCCAGCAACAGCGGCAGGGCGACCAGCGCCGCCACCCCGGCACGGCGCAGCAACTGCCGGTAATGGGCGAACTCGGCGGCCTCCTTCTCCGCCTCGTCGGCCAGGCCACGCAGCAGG harbors:
- a CDS encoding heavy metal translocating P-type ATPase yields the protein MSEHEPIRLSISGLSCAGCVAAVEDALRAVPGVEQAVVNFAEHTAQVTGEVEVDSLIAAVRKAGYEAALLRGLADEAEKEAAEFAHYRQLLRRAGVAALVALPLLLAGGLLFDVLPPLSPAARPFWLGVGLLCLGVLVYSGGHFFTGAWTALRNHNANMDTLIALGTGSAWLYSMAVALFPEGVPVLARHAYFEAAVTILALINLGSALEMRARGKTSEAIRRLIGLQPRTARVVREGREIDVPIDQVGLDETVRVRPGEKIPVDGVILEGHSTVDESMLTGEPLPVEKGPGDVVTGGTLNKSGGFLFKATRIGRDMALARIIEMVREAQNSKPAIGRLADRVSSVFVPTVLIIAVLTFLAWYDFGPEPRLSYGLVTAITVLVIACPCALGLATPISIMVGVGKAAENGILIRSGEALQQAGRLTTLVLDKTGTVTAGRPVVNRVEVADGWREEEVLRLAAALEAASEHPLAEAVCAAAAERALPLPAVEDFGALHGRGVRGRVEGHELRLGNRLWLEAEGLEAAEFAERAEALAASAHTPLFLAVDGRVIGLLGIADPVKPDAGEAIAALRRAGLRVVMITGDLEATAAAVARQVGVDAWRAQVLPEDKAREVAALQAAGERVGMVGDGINDAPALARADVGFAIGTGTDIAIESADVTLMGGSLFGVVDAIRISRATVRNIWENLFGAFVYNSLGIPVAAGVLYPFSGLLLNPIIAGAAMALSSVTVVSNANRLRFLRLERRGR
- a CDS encoding phosphoribulokinase gives rise to the protein MSKKHPVVAVTGSSGAGTTTVKRAFEHIFRREGINPLVIEGDSFHRYDRAAMKEAMKKAEEQGNNHFSHFGPEANIFDKLEETFKTYGETGACQRRYYLHSEEEAAPYGQKPGEFTPWEDIPPGTDLLFYEGLHGGVVTDEVNVAQYVDLLIGVVPLVNLEWIQKIHRDAAERGYSAEATVDTILRRMPDYVHYITPQFSRTDINFQRVPTVDTSNPFIARDIPTPDESFVVIRFRDPEKFDVDFPYLLSMLDGSFMSRRNSIVVPGGKMGFAMEVILAPIIEQMLPNHGD
- a CDS encoding HDOD domain-containing protein → MPIDIENLVTDTLELASLPEVVMRAVDLINDPDSSAAEIGDVIAEDPALTARLLKIVNSPFYGFPSRIDTVSRAITVVGTLELLDLILATSVIKVFSGIPPELIDMDAYWEHNLYTAVTARVLARRHRAPDAERYFIAALLHDIGALVLYRQLPDESTEALRRVRDNGEVLHCVEREILGFDHGEVGAELLRNWRLPEAFIEAARYHHFPLEAGRYPLETALVHLADVITSAVHAPDGEAGQVPPMEPRAWELVGLPVESMEAVVNEADVQFAEARAVILPGSRAA